The DNA region ATCATTGCAGGAGAATTCCTGCCGGGATCCAGCGTGCCCGGGGAGCTTGAGCTCAGCGCCAAACATGAAGTCAGCCGGATGACCGTGCGCGAGGCCATGAAAACCCTTGAGGCACAGCGGATCCTCAGCGTGGAGCGCGGCCGCGGTACTTTTGTGAACCCGCTGAACCGCTGGGCCTCACTGGAGGCAGTGTTGCGCGCCGCCTCCGAGGGCAAGAACGAAGGCGCCGCCTCCATCCAGCTCATTGAGCTCCGCAGAATGCTGGAAACCGGAGCCTGTGAGCTCGCGGCCGGCCGGATCGGCGATGCTGACATCCAGGCGCTCTACGGATGTGTGGCAGCCATGCGTGCAGCCAACCAAGTCAACGACCTCCCCGCGTTTGTGGAAGCGGACCTGGCCTTCCACGACCTGATCCTGCACGCGTCTGAGAACGTTTTTGTAGCCGTCCTGTTCGAACCGCTGCACCGGGTGCTGGAGAAGCGCCGGGCCGAAACGTCGGCGGTGCCGGAGATCCAGGTTCACGCCATCGCGCACCACCAGAACATCGCAGAGGCCCTGGAATCCCGGGATCCCTCCCGTTCCCGCGAAGCCATGGACGCCCACATGCAGCAGACCCTGGACGACCTCAAGAACCTGGTGCTCGGCGTAAGTTAGGGCTTCGCCCTCGGCCCTCCGCACCCGGAGTTTCGGTCCAGATACGGCTCCCAAAATGGCGGCAACTAAGGCGCCGTAAGTGGACAAAAACTCCAGGCGGGGGCGATCTAGCGTGAAGGCGGGGCGGTAGTCCCCCGGATCACCAGTTCCGTGGCGAGTTCCAGTGCCGCGGGAACCGCAGGGCCCTGCTGCTCGGTCAGGATGTTAACGGCCATGGACGCCAGCTGGGCCAGTGGCTGCCGGACGGTGGTGAGCGGCGGCGACATCAGGGCAGCCTGGGCGATATCGTCAAAGCCGACAATGCTGAGGTCAGCGGGAATCTTCAGTGATCGCTGGGCCGCCGCGTTCATGACCCCCAGCGCCTGAAGGTCGCTTCCCGTAACGATCGCGGTGGGAGGCTCGGGCAGATCCAGGAGGTCACCGCCCAGGCGGAGGCCCGATTCGATGCTGAAGTCGCCGTCGCG from Arthrobacter pascens includes:
- a CDS encoding FadR/GntR family transcriptional regulator — encoded protein: MARKSLVDVVADELLDRIIAGEFLPGSSVPGELELSAKHEVSRMTVREAMKTLEAQRILSVERGRGTFVNPLNRWASLEAVLRAASEGKNEGAASIQLIELRRMLETGACELAAGRIGDADIQALYGCVAAMRAANQVNDLPAFVEADLAFHDLILHASENVFVAVLFEPLHRVLEKRRAETSAVPEIQVHAIAHHQNIAEALESRDPSRSREAMDAHMQQTLDDLKNLVLGVS